Sequence from the Panicum virgatum strain AP13 chromosome 5N, P.virgatum_v5, whole genome shotgun sequence genome:
GcgtttaaaaattaaaatatattcCGCTGAATCCTAGATTAAATAATGTTATCGCTACTGACATGATTATTCTGTCGCAATTAGTACACAAGTTGGCAAATACTACTAGTTGGCTACTGCTTCTACTAGCTAGACACAATTCAAATAAAAGACTTTTTATCAATGACAAAGAGGCACCGCCAAGATAGCGAAGGCTCGGAAAGGACACCATATACTGTAGTGCACGTCGTGACAAATTCGTCGAAAGAAAACAATCACCAGTGGAGTGACACAATACTGGCGTTTGGTACAACAGCTTTTGACTGGTTGCACGGCTGCACGCtatagctgctgctgctgcttctgctcTGCTCTACCATTCGTTCCGCCATTGCTGCCGCAGCTCCACCGCCGATCGAGCAAGCCAAGGCATGGGCTTGGGCGTGGCGGCTCTGCTCCGCGAGGCCTCGCCGGGGAGCCTGCTGGCCGGTGCGGCGGCCGTGCTGCTCCTGTGGTGGGCGGCAGCCGTGCTGGAGTGGGCCTGGCTGTCCCCCCGGCGCATGGAGCGGGCCCTCAGGTCGCAGGGCCTGAGGGGCACCCGGTACCGCTTCCTCTGGGGCGACCTCAAGGAGGAGCGCCGGCTGACGGGGGCAGCCCTGGCCAGACCCGTGCCCATGAACCGGCCCCACGACATCCTCCCGCGTGTCTCCCCTCTCCTCCACCGTGCCGTTCAGGAGCATGGTAAACAACAATTCGATAATCCTGAAGCAACCAAAACTGTCACCGCATATCCGAAATCCTTAAGCTTTCTACTTGTGTATTCCGGCCTAATCCATCATCCATCCTGAAACGGAATTGCAGGTAAGCTCTCGTTCACATGGTTCGGGACGATCCCAAGAATTACAATCATCGACCCTGAGCTGGCCCGGGAGGTTATGTCAAACAAAGACGGCCGCTTCGTGAAAACAAAGCTAGCCACTCGCATGATGAAGTTTCTGATTGGTGGGGTCGCGATACTTGACGGCGAGAAATGGGTCCAGCATAGGAGGATTATGAACCCAGCCTTCCATGCAGAGAAGCTGAAGGTGCTTTTGTTTATATTGCTCGAGTTAATTGATGAACACTTAATATTGCTTGAGTTAATTGATGAAAACTTAATCTAGTTGCTTGTGCTTTAGTTACATTTTGTTTACTTAGCTTTTATAAACGTTTTATGATATTCCATCTGCAAACATCTTGCTGTGCTGCTTAATTGGTTGCTGATTGACTAATTCAGACATTCAGTAGATCATAAAACATGACTTGTGTTTATGAGAAAATAAGTGGCATACTCGCTACACCGATAACAGTTTCATTTTTAATTCTAATGTCATGGAAATAAACACTAAAGAAAAGAGGATGGATCCATTTGTTCGAATTAGGTTctttggaattttttttggacCGTTGACAATTATCTTGGAAATGGATGCAGGGGATGTTTCCGGCGTTCTCTGCAGCGTGCAGTGATCTAATCTGCAGATGGGAGAACTTGCTCGCTGATTCTGCTGGAACCATTGAGCTAGATGTTTGGTCTGAGTTTCAAAATTTCTCAGGAGATGTTATTTCAAGAGCTGTTTTCGGTGTTAGCTACCAAGATGGCAGAAGGATATTCCAACTCCAAGGTGAACAACTTGTTCGTGTTACTCAAGCTTTCAGGACAAGTCACATCCCAGGATTCTCGTACGGTTTCAATCATATAACTCTAGTACTCAATAATGCTCATTGGTTTCTCCATTTTCTTGGCTGTGCAAAACCGTACCTTCAGGCATTTTTCATCCTAAGATTTCACCTTTACCTTTATCTGTCAGTCTCTTACCGACGGAAAGCAACCGAAGGATGAAGGCTATTAACAGGGAAACCAAGACGATCCTAAGGGGAATAATAGAGAAGAGACATGAGGCTATGAAGAACGGCGAACCCGCCAAGGATGACTTGCTCGGCATGCTGATGGAATCAAACATGAATTACAGCGACTCGGATGGAAAGTCCAGTAGGGGGATCACCGTTGAGGAAGTCATCGAGGAATGCAAGTTGTTCTACTTCGCAGGATCAGAGACTACCGCCATCGTGCTGACTTACACAATGGTAGCCTTAAGCATGCATCCGGAGTGGCTAGATCGAGCCAGGGATGAAGTTCTGCAAGTCTTCGGGCAGAACAAGCCAGATTTCAGCGGTGCAGGTCGTCTAAAAGTTGTGAGTATTAGTGTGATTGATTGAAAAAAAGGATAAATTCCAGTGAAAAACATGGTTCCGTTTTCTTTCATAACATAATTTTGTTGTTTGATTTTGTACTCGATATATAATAGGTGACCATGGTGCTGTACGAGGTGCTACGACTGTACCCTCCGGCGTTGTTCATTAACCGGCGGACACACAAGCAGACGGAGCTCGGAGGCGTCACGTACCCGCCGGATGTCATGTTCGTTGTTCCCATCATGTTCATCCACCGCGACCCTCCGCTCTGGGGGCACGACGCCGACGAGTTCAACCCGGGGAGGTTCGCCGAGGGCGTGTCCAAGGCGTGCAGCGACCCGGGCGCCTTCATCCCCTTCAGCTGGGGGCCGCGCATCTGCATCGGCCAGAACTTCGCGCTGCTGGAGGCCAAGCTGGCCATCAGCATGGTCCTGCAGCGCTTCGCGTTCGAGCTCTCGCCAGAATACGTGCACGCGCCCTTCAGCATCCTGACACTCCATCCGCAGCACAGCGTTCTGGTTAGGGTACGCCGGCTCTGATGAGCACATGTATTCTGATTAAATCATTTTGGTATTGGTAAATGAAGTGCATTTTGCACAGAAGTTTCATGCAAGTACCCACGTGATCGACATGCTTTCTCAAAAGCCATAGCAATAGTACACCTTCAGGCCTGCTAGTATTTGTAAAGAAGTTTAACTAGCTAGCCACTACTTAGGGCAAGTACATTGCTACATATCAGCAGTCTCATAGGTTGTCTCATGCAGTTCCACATAGGGTTCTTGATGACCTGGAGGAGAGAGTGGGGAGGAGAGAGAACAAAGTAATTGTTTAACAAAACAACCGCCTTATAAGCTAAATTTAAGGACTATGAGACTGTTTACTCACCATTGTACGAGCAGTTGTTGTTATGGTATTCATAATATTCCTTCTTCATTCCACTAATTAAGGGATATGTACTACTATGAGACAACTAAAAAGACCATCCATTGTAGATGTTATTTGTTAAGTCATCTAAGATGACATGTTATTTCATGAGACTGCCTATTAGGCGACTTCAATGTACTTGCCCTTACATTTGTATGCAGTTCATATAGGTTAGAATCGGTCAAGTCGAGTGTTGAGAGCACGCAGGGAGCCTGGTGGGCGACAGACGACAAAGCAAAGGCGGCCACGGAATCTGCCAATCacactccgccgccgctgccagctTCATATCTGCATCGCAGCCTCACACAGCTGTTGAGGGAGTTGCGACAAGGAGACCCCGACCCACGTGTCGTCTCCGCGAGGCTATCGGCGGAGCCCCCACCGCCACGCCCTAGCCTTTCTCCACCGCGCCCTAGAGCGGCGGCCGCCAGCACCCAggtcggcagcggcgccggcgccgtgtgGCGGTCCTGCTTTTTTCACTCGCCTCTCTCCTCTACTCCGCCTCCTTCACCATTTTCCCCACGGACTTCCTCCATGTTCCCTTGGATGTTGAATCGAAGCTCGTGGAGGCCGGATCCGCACCTCTTTGTGGTCGGATCTGCACATCTCGTGGCTGGATCCGCTCGGATTTGGTTGTGGGAAGTGTCTTCTTCAGCATGGTGGTGCAGCAAGCTCCGATCGCCGGCCATGCTTCCTACTGCTGCTCTGGGTTGCTGGACAGGGGTGGAGGCTCGCCCTCCACGAGCCTCGTCAGATCTAGTGGCTCGGAAGTAGGGTGAAGCAGCAATCTACGCGAGGTTGTGAGGAGATGGGCGTGCAGCTGCTAGTGGTGGTGAGGGCAGCTGGTTCTTTGTACTATCACTCACCTGCTTCGATCTGCATGGCTGGTCATGCGACATGCCTAGCTGCTCGATCCGAGACACCCTCACTACGACATGGTCTCCACCACGCTCGGCTAGTTGATGGCCAGGAGGTGATTTGCCAGGTGCTAATGTTGCTACAAGCGGCGTGATATTTTTGCCATTTGGTTAGTGTGGGGAGCTCTGTGCGAAAGCTATGCATGACTTTGTGTCGGTGCTGACGATGGCGATGCCCTTGACAGAGGGCGCATCAcaccttcttggaggcgtcGTCATCGAGCTCTCCTAGTTTACAACCATAGGCAACCTCCAGAGTGAAAACTCTGCTCTGGATTACCAGACAGGAGACGACAACATCGTCGTCCTCCTTCCTGAAGGAGTCTCTTTGGAGGCTCATCACTAGCCGATAGCCGTCCAACCAGGAATTTACTAGGGGTTTTGTGGTTGTTGCGTGCCCCCTCCTTGCTCCTCTTAGATGGGATTGGCGCTGGTTGTTGGCTGCTGTTGTGACTTGGCGAGTGCCCTCCTTTGGCGCCTCTGCTTCGTCAATGCTCTTTTTGTTGATGGTGCAAGTAAATCAAATGTCGGGTGCTGTTTTTACCACTTTCGACAATCCCCTTCAAGGTTTCCTCCCCTTGGATGGCATTGGATGACGATACGTGGAGCCTGGATGTGCTGTAGGTGTCATCATCAGCTTCAAGGAATGTCGTCGTATCCGGTGAGTTTTAGCTTGCGCGTCCTTCACCACCTTTAGTCCCTTTTTTGCTAGGTGGTCCCTCAGATGGAGGGTGACAGTAGAGCGGTGCAGCTGGGAGGGGTGCAATGGTCATGGAGTTAGCGGCAAGTATGTTGTTCGACGGTGGCACTAATTGACGATCAGTGGTAGTTTTTCAGTTGTCGTTTTTTACTGTCTTCGATTTGTTGTACCCTTTGTATCTGTAGGGCTATGCCTTGATCATGTATTGGCGCCTGCCACGCTCCATTCCCGGTTCTGCCGGTATCAGTGGTAAATTATTTAGGTGGGGACTCCTCATCCcctcccccccacccccaccccccaagtgacccttcaaaaaaaaaaaagaatcagtcTAGTCAAAACTAGGCCGGGCATATGGCACTACATGCATAAGATGCTGTTCTACAGTCAGTGAACAACAGC
This genomic interval carries:
- the LOC120675740 gene encoding cytochrome P450 72A11-like, with translation MGLGVAALLREASPGSLLAGAAAVLLLWWAAAVLEWAWLSPRRMERALRSQGLRGTRYRFLWGDLKEERRLTGAALARPVPMNRPHDILPRVSPLLHRAVQEHGKLSFTWFGTIPRITIIDPELAREVMSNKDGRFVKTKLATRMMKFLIGGVAILDGEKWVQHRRIMNPAFHAEKLKGMFPAFSAACSDLICRWENLLADSAGTIELDVWSEFQNFSGDVISRAVFGVSYQDGRRIFQLQGEQLVRVTQAFRTSHIPGFSLLPTESNRRMKAINRETKTILRGIIEKRHEAMKNGEPAKDDLLGMLMESNMNYSDSDGKSSRGITVEEVIEECKLFYFAGSETTAIVLTYTMVALSMHPEWLDRARDEVLQVFGQNKPDFSGAGRLKVVTMVLYEVLRLYPPALFINRRTHKQTELGGVTYPPDVMFVVPIMFIHRDPPLWGHDADEFNPGRFAEGVSKACSDPGAFIPFSWGPRICIGQNFALLEAKLAISMVLQRFAFELSPEYVHAPFSILTLHPQHSVLVRVRRL